In Desulfobacter hydrogenophilus, the genomic stretch CCAGTTTGGCAAACCGGTAGGTGGTGCCTTCGGCAGGGGTTGCTTCCAGGTTGAATATTTCACCGGTACTTTCCTGCAGGCTTTCTATTTTGCTTCGGATATGATCCATGGCCTTGATGGCAAAGGCCTGGCCCCGGGGGGTGGCAATGCCACTGTCCGTGCCCAGGAAATTAAGGCAGGCTTCATTCATGCCGAGAACGCCGATGGTGGAAAAGTGGTTGCGCCAGTAAACGCCGGTGTTTTCCTTAATTTGTCGCAAATAGAATTTTGAATAGGGGTACAGGTCGCCTTCGGTGAACTTTTCAAGAATTTTACGTTTGATGCCCAACGATTCGGCACTGATGTCAATCAGTTTATCCAAGCGGTTGAAAAAATCAGCCTCATCCTGGGCAAGGCGCCCGATCCTGGGCAGATTCAAGGTAACAACTCCGATGGAACCGGTCAATGGATTTGCACCGAAAAGCCCGCCGCCACGTTTACGCAGTTCCCGGTTATCTAATCTAAGCCGGCAACACATGGAGCGTGCATCCTCGGGGTCCATATCGGAATTGACAAAGTTGGAAAAATAGGGAATTCCGTATTTACCCGTCATTTTCCAGATATTTTCCAGTTTGGGATTGGACCAGTTAAAGTCTGCAGTAATGTTGTAGGTGGGAATGGGGAAGGTGAAGACCCTGCCCTTGGCATCGCCTTCCATCATCACTTCTGCAAAGGCTGCATTGACCACGTCCATCTCATCCTGGAATGCGGCATAGGTCTCTTTCTGATGTTTTCCGCCAATGATGACAGGGGTGTCCTTGAGCATGGCGGGCACGTTCAGGTCCATGGTGATATTGGTGAAAGGCGTCTGAAATCCCACCCGGGTGGGAATATTGATGTTGAAAACAAATTCCTGCAACGCCTGTTTGACCTCTTTGTATTCAAGGTTGTCATACCGGACAAAAGGGGCCAGCAAGGTATCAAAGTTAGACATAGCCTGGGCCCCGGCCGCTTCTCCCTGCAAGGTATAAAAAAAGTTTACGACCTGGCCCAGGGCACTTCTGAAATGTTTGGGCGGAGAGGATTCTACTTTGCCGGCCACGCCTTTGAATCCTTCAAGTAGAAGATCCTGCAGATCCCAGCCCACACAGTATACGGACAGAAGGCTTAGGTCATGGACATGGATGTCTCCGCTATAATGGGCATCCCGGATGGTAGGCGGATAGATTTTATTAAGCCAGTATTCGGCTGTGATATCCGAGGAGATGTAGTTGTTCAGTCCCTGGAGGGAGTAGCTCATATTTGAGTTTTCCCTGACCTTCCAGTCCATGCGGCTGATGTAAGATTCCATGAGGCCGACGTTTTCATTGATGGCAATGTTCCGGATCTGGTTGTGCTGCTCCCTGTATATAATGTATGCCTTGGCGGTTTTGTAAAATGGGGAATCCAGAAGTACCCGTTCCACAATATCCTGAATATCCTCTACCTCGGGAATGGCCCCCAGGTGAAGGTCCCGGGCAAGGGTCAGTACCCGCATGGTCAATTTTTGGGCTTCCCTGCCGTTGAATTCTTTTGTTGCTCCACCTGCTTTGATCAAAGCATTTGTTATTTTAGAAGAATCAAACGCAGC encodes the following:
- a CDS encoding ribonucleoside triphosphate reductase, with the protein product MFEQIKKRDGRIAAFDSSKITNALIKAGGATKEFNGREAQKLTMRVLTLARDLHLGAIPEVEDIQDIVERVLLDSPFYKTAKAYIIYREQHNQIRNIAINENVGLMESYISRMDWKVRENSNMSYSLQGLNNYISSDITAEYWLNKIYPPTIRDAHYSGDIHVHDLSLLSVYCVGWDLQDLLLEGFKGVAGKVESSPPKHFRSALGQVVNFFYTLQGEAAGAQAMSNFDTLLAPFVRYDNLEYKEVKQALQEFVFNINIPTRVGFQTPFTNITMDLNVPAMLKDTPVIIGGKHQKETYAAFQDEMDVVNAAFAEVMMEGDAKGRVFTFPIPTYNITADFNWSNPKLENIWKMTGKYGIPYFSNFVNSDMDPEDARSMCCRLRLDNRELRKRGGGLFGANPLTGSIGVVTLNLPRIGRLAQDEADFFNRLDKLIDISAESLGIKRKILEKFTEGDLYPYSKFYLRQIKENTGVYWRNHFSTIGVLGMNEACLNFLGTDSGIATPRGQAFAIKAMDHIRSKIESLQESTGEIFNLEATPAEGTTYRFAKLDKKKFKHIVCANEEEFKNGSDPFYTNSTHLPVNYTDDLFEALELQDELQTKYTGGTVQHLFLGEEVSDIEAVKHMVSKVSNTFRLPYFTLTPTFSVCPSHGYISGEHAKCEICNADTEIYSRVVGYLRPISQWNNGKQTEFKMRKTYSAQTVAAKIAS